One region of Pagrus major chromosome 5, Pma_NU_1.0 genomic DNA includes:
- the LOC140996362 gene encoding monocarboxylate transporter 12: MKSRRAGPPPRRSGWVVVMSAFFIMGLTTGVFKNFGHFFLDIQCHFGVPTSTTSWVSSTTIAMFHLGAPVASMLVVQFSQRAVIIVGGLLTGSGMFLASLDLGLPWLYLTMGVLQGLGISLSWIPANSMVSHYFVRWRPIAYAIASSGECVFAVMFSPFFQWLIEVYSWQGALLIIGGLQLNLCVCGALMTPLETVQSPLQETKDSLEGDATALPPKRKVIFQCSLMRKPELFLYILFAIFSAPGFFIPPLFLVPFATSLGMDNYWPAFILSILALSDLAGRLICGWVSNMRLMRNLQLLAMVVTLLGVVLLLLPVCHNYWVIVVFTSLYGFLFGCVVSIHVTSIVDIVTLEGFDNALGLFMLFRSIGGFIGPPAAGWLVDETSDYSAAFYLSGLCPILSAVFVVLVDHLVQKRKAAEAEDCQVIRQEDWEEGKLK, translated from the exons ATGAAGTCCCGGAGAGCTGGACCTCCTCCCAGGAGGTCTGGCTGGGTGGTGGTCATGTCAGCCTTTTTCATCATGGGCCTCACGACTGGGGTCTTCAAGAATTTTGGCCACTTCTTCCTGGACATCCAGTGTCACTTTGGAGTCCCGACCAGCACCACTTCCTGGGTCTCCTCCACTACGATTGCCATGTTTCACCTCGGAG cTCCAGTGGCCAGTATGCTGGTTGTGCAGTTTTCTCAGAGAGCGGTCATCATAGTCGGAGGCCTGCTGACTGGCTCGGGGATGTTTCTGGCATCTCTGGACCTCGGTCTGCCCTGGCTCTACCTCACTATGGGCGTCCTGCAAG GATTGGGCATTTCCCTCTCGTGGATCCCTGCCAACAGCATGGTGAGCCACTACTTTGTACGGTGGCGTCCCATCGCCTACGCCATCGCCAGCTCTGGAGAGTGCGTCTTCGCCGTCATGTTCAGCCCCTTCTTCCAGTGGCTGATTGAGGTGTACAGCTGGCAGGGTGCCTTGCTCATCATCGGAGGCCTTCAGCTCAACCTGTGTGTCTGCGGCGCTCTCATGACACCCCTGGAGACGGTCCAGAGCCCGCTACAGGAAACCAAAGACTCTCTAGAAGGCGATGCCACTGCGCTCCCACCAAAGAGGAAGGTTATCTTCCAGTGCTCACTGATGAGAAAACCTGAACTTTTCCTCTACATCCTGTTCGCCATCTTTTCAGCGCCAGGGTTTTTCATCCCACCTCTCTTTCTCGTGCCCTTCGCCACCAGTCTGGGGATGGATAACTACTGGCCAGCGTTCATCCTCTCTATTCTAGCGCTATCGGACCTGGCGGGGAGGCTGATCTGTGGGTGGGTATCCAACATGAGGCTGATGAGGAACCTGCAGCTGCTCGCCATGGTGGTCACTCTGCTCGGGGTggtgctcctgctgctgcccgTCTGCCATAACTACTGGGTCATCGTGGTCTTCACCTCACTCTACGGTTTCCTGTTTGGCTGCGTGGTGTCCATTCACGTCACCTCCATTGTGGACATTGTAACCCTGGAGGGATTCGACAACGCACTGGGGCTGTTCATGCTTTTCAGGAGCATCGGTGGCTTCATCGGtccacctgctgcag GCTGGCTGGTGGACGAGACCAGCGACTACAGCGCCGCCTTCTACCTCTCGGGCCTCTGCCCCATCCTGTCAGCGGTGTTTGTCGTCCTGGTCGACCACCTCGTTCAGAAGAGAAAAGCCGCGGAGGCCGAAGATTGTCAGGTGATCAGGCAGGAGGACTGGGAAGAAGGAAAGCTCAAGTGA